The following nucleotide sequence is from Candidatus Methylomirabilis sp..
CGGGAACGGGGCTCCCGCACCGCGACCCGCTGGCGACTCGCCCTCTACCTGGGCGGGCTGGCAACGGTCTGCTTGGCGCTCATGTCCCCCATCGACGGCTTGGCCTCCGTGCTCTTCCTCGTGCATATGGTCCAGCATGAGCTCCTCACGATGGTCGCGGCGCCACTGCTGCTGCTCGCCAACCCCCTGGCGGCCTTCCTGTGGGCCTTGCCCCGGCGACCCCGCCACTGGGTTGGGCGTCTCCTGACCCGGGGTGCCCTGCTTCGACGGGGACTCTGGGCCGTGACATGGATGCCCGTGGCCTGGCTCGTCTTTGTGGTGAACCTGTGGGCCTGGCACCACCCCGCCGCCTACCAGGCAGCACTGCGGAGCGATCTCATCCACGACCTCGAGCACCTGGCCTTCTTCGGGACGGCCCTCCTCTTCTGGTGGCCTGTCATCAACCCGGCCCCAAGGGTGCGCGGGCACATCCACTACGGCCTGCGCATCCTCTACGTCTTTCTCGCGGCAGGGCAGGACACGCTCCTGGCGGGATTGATCGGGCTGGCGGACCGGGTGCTGTATCCGTACTACACGGCCGCCCCCCG
It contains:
- a CDS encoding cytochrome c oxidase assembly protein — its product is MVLTQGDRLQGFSWDLKSLLASWNWRSEVTLVVALMGALFASGWWRLRERGSRTATRWRLALYLGGLATVCLALMSPIDGLASVLFLVHMVQHELLTMVAAPLLLLANPLAAFLWALPRRPRHWVGRLLTRGALLRRGLWAVTWMPVAWLVFVVNLWAWHHPAAYQAALRSDLIHDLEHLAFFGTALLFWWPVINPAPRVRGHIHYGLRILYVFLAAGQDTLLAGLIGLADRVLYPYYTAAPRLWGLSPLDDQAWGGAIMWVTGSTIYTTAVLLLVAKAFDHEDRVMRLRETPAFKPT